Proteins from a genomic interval of Prevotella sp. E13-27:
- the hisS gene encoding histidine--tRNA ligase, producing MANKPSIPKGTRDFGPIEMAKRNYIFNTIRSVYELYGFQQIETPAQETLQTLMGKYGEEGDKLLFKILNSGDYLSKVSDEEFSERNSLRLAAKLCEKGLRYDLTVPFARYVVMHRDELQLPFKRYQVQPVWRADRPQKGRYREFYQFDGDVVGSDSLINEVELMQIVDTVFTRFGVRVQIHINNRKILTGIAEVIGAADKIVDITVAIDKLDKIGIDNVNAELREDGLSEEQIAKLQPIILLEGTNEEKLNTIAEVLKDSETGLKGVEETRYILSMLGSANCGATDSVPALNNELVLDLTLARGLSYYTGAIFEVKALDTPMGSISGGGRYDNLTGIFGMPGLSGVGISFGVDRIYDVLNALDLYPKDSLQTSQILFINFGEKETAYCMPIVAKVRAAGIRAELYPDAAKMKKQMSYANAKQIPFVALAGDNEIAENKITLKNMATGEQQLVTSEELIDKLK from the coding sequence ATGGCAAATAAACCAAGCATTCCAAAGGGAACACGCGACTTCGGTCCCATAGAGATGGCGAAGCGCAACTACATATTCAACACTATACGCTCAGTTTATGAGCTTTATGGATTCCAGCAGATAGAGACACCTGCTCAGGAGACCCTGCAGACCCTCATGGGTAAATATGGTGAAGAGGGTGACAAGCTTCTCTTCAAGATTCTCAACAGCGGTGACTATCTTTCAAAAGTTTCTGACGAGGAGTTCAGCGAGCGCAATTCGTTACGCCTTGCCGCAAAGCTCTGCGAGAAAGGTTTGCGTTATGATCTGACTGTTCCTTTCGCACGCTATGTCGTTATGCATCGCGACGAGCTTCAACTACCTTTCAAGCGCTATCAGGTTCAGCCAGTATGGCGTGCAGACCGTCCTCAGAAAGGTCGCTATCGCGAATTCTATCAGTTCGACGGCGACGTTGTTGGCAGCGACTCATTAATTAATGAGGTTGAACTGATGCAGATTGTTGATACTGTATTCACCCGTTTTGGTGTTAGAGTTCAGATTCACATCAACAACCGCAAGATTCTCACAGGTATTGCAGAGGTAATTGGTGCTGCAGACAAGATTGTTGACATTACTGTTGCAATAGACAAACTGGACAAGATAGGCATTGACAACGTGAATGCTGAACTGAGAGAAGATGGTCTCAGCGAAGAGCAAATAGCAAAGTTACAACCAATCATCTTGCTGGAAGGCACAAACGAAGAAAAGCTTAACACCATAGCCGAAGTGCTTAAAGACAGCGAGACGGGACTAAAAGGCGTAGAGGAAACACGCTATATTCTTAGCATGCTCGGTTCTGCTAATTGCGGTGCAACTGATTCTGTTCCAGCACTTAACAACGAGTTGGTACTCGACCTGACCCTTGCCCGTGGTCTTAGCTATTACACAGGAGCCATCTTCGAGGTAAAGGCATTGGACACACCAATGGGAAGCATCTCTGGAGGCGGACGCTATGACAACCTCACAGGAATCTTCGGTATGCCAGGCTTGTCTGGTGTAGGTATATCTTTCGGCGTTGACCGTATTTACGACGTACTCAACGCCCTCGACCTCTATCCTAAAGATTCTCTCCAGACCTCACAGATTCTCTTCATCAACTTTGGTGAGAAAGAGACTGCATATTGCATGCCTATCGTTGCAAAAGTTCGTGCAGCAGGCATACGCGCTGAGTTGTATCCCGACGCAGCAAAGATGAAGAAGCAGATGTCATACGCTAACGCCAAACAGATTCCATTTGTTGCATTGGCAGGTGACAACGAGATTGCCGAGAATAAGATAACTCTCAAGAACATGGCAACTGGAGAGCAACAGCTTGTAACTTCAGAAGAACTTATAGACAAATTAAAATGA
- a CDS encoding rhamnogalacturonan acetylesterase → MKKIAFALLILLMLTAADKERTTTIFMIGDSTMANKDISKGKKERGWGMALQCFFDDNIVIDNHAVNGRSSLSFINEGRWDAVLKKMKPGDYVIIQFGHNDEKPKADRHTDPGSTFDYNLAKFVRETREHGGTPILMNCVVRRNFAKVAPKNDDDEALRNQTFADAPKLVESDSLVDTHGLYRVAPRDVAKRMNVHFVDANKITHDLEQGLGKEASKKLHMWFLPGEEPSVPAGKQDNTHYNIYGAHVVAGLLADALCEEIPILKKYRTDADMTVDSHGRGEYMKLSDAVEEALKDPKKATTIQILGGTWEKPKLPKKHHISFIMREGAEWK, encoded by the coding sequence ATGAAGAAAATTGCTTTTGCGCTACTCATACTGCTAATGTTGACTGCCGCTGATAAAGAGCGTACTACTACCATCTTTATGATTGGCGACTCAACGATGGCAAACAAAGACATCTCCAAAGGAAAGAAGGAACGCGGATGGGGAATGGCTTTACAATGTTTCTTTGATGATAATATTGTAATTGACAATCATGCCGTCAACGGACGTTCCAGCCTGTCGTTCATCAACGAAGGGCGCTGGGATGCTGTCTTAAAGAAGATGAAACCAGGCGATTATGTCATAATACAGTTCGGCCATAACGATGAGAAGCCGAAGGCAGACCGTCACACCGATCCTGGTTCTACATTCGATTATAACCTTGCGAAGTTTGTACGAGAGACACGCGAACATGGTGGAACACCAATTCTCATGAACTGTGTAGTGCGTCGCAACTTTGCAAAGGTAGCGCCTAAAAACGATGATGACGAAGCCCTTCGCAATCAGACCTTTGCCGATGCGCCAAAGCTTGTTGAAAGCGACTCACTTGTTGACACTCACGGACTATACCGCGTGGCACCACGCGATGTGGCAAAACGCATGAACGTGCATTTCGTTGATGCAAACAAGATAACTCACGATCTTGAGCAAGGGCTTGGCAAAGAAGCATCAAAGAAGTTGCACATGTGGTTCCTTCCTGGTGAAGAGCCAAGCGTGCCAGCAGGAAAGCAGGACAACACACATTATAATATATATGGTGCACACGTTGTCGCTGGATTACTGGCTGATGCATTGTGCGAGGAAATTCCCATCCTTAAGAAATATCGTACTGACGCAGACATGACTGTTGATAGTCACGGACGTGGAGAATACATGAAGCTGAGTGATGCTGTGGAAGAGGCTCTCAAAGACCCTAAGAAAGCAACTACGATTCAGATTCTTGGAGGCACTTGGGAGAAACCGAAGTTACCTAAGAAACACCACATAAGTTTCATCATGCGTGAAGGAGCTGAATGGAAATAG
- a CDS encoding serine O-acetyltransferase, translating into MEEKVNEVILRNVALLSKQETAEEAMMPAGAAPLPSVEEVRRIVSLIKSIIFTDYFYKRQPEQQIKSYYIGVNMEELYELLCRQIARGLQFCDDCSDNDVIACSKDIALKFIDQLPEIKRLLYTDVEAMFVNDPAATNYGEVIYCYPVVNTMTHYRVAHALHKMQVPVIPRIITEQAHSKTGIDIHPGATIGEYFAIDHGTGVVIGETCIIGNHVTLYQGVTLGAKSFKYDANGNMLNVPRHPIIEDNVTIYSNASILGRITIGHHSIVGGNIWVTNDIPPYSRIQQSKAIDLSFQGGLGI; encoded by the coding sequence ATGGAAGAAAAGGTCAATGAAGTAATACTTCGAAATGTAGCTTTACTCTCTAAACAAGAGACTGCAGAAGAAGCAATGATGCCTGCCGGAGCGGCTCCTCTTCCCTCAGTTGAAGAGGTTCGCCGTATTGTAAGCTTGATTAAGAGCATCATCTTCACCGACTATTTCTACAAGCGACAGCCGGAGCAGCAAATAAAGTCATATTATATAGGTGTCAACATGGAAGAACTCTACGAGCTTCTATGCCGACAGATAGCACGCGGACTTCAGTTCTGCGACGACTGTTCAGACAATGATGTCATTGCTTGTTCAAAGGACATCGCCCTGAAGTTCATAGACCAACTGCCTGAAATAAAACGCTTGCTCTATACCGATGTGGAGGCGATGTTTGTCAATGACCCTGCTGCCACTAACTATGGAGAAGTAATCTATTGCTATCCCGTTGTCAACACCATGACCCACTATCGAGTGGCCCACGCCCTACACAAGATGCAGGTGCCTGTCATCCCAAGAATCATTACTGAACAGGCGCACTCTAAGACAGGTATTGACATACATCCTGGAGCAACGATAGGCGAATACTTTGCCATTGACCACGGCACAGGTGTCGTCATAGGAGAGACATGTATAATTGGCAACCATGTTACTCTGTATCAAGGTGTTACGCTTGGTGCTAAGAGCTTCAAATATGATGCAAATGGAAACATGCTAAACGTTCCTCGCCATCCTATTATTGAGGATAATGTAACCATCTATTCCAATGCATCAATATTGGGTCGCATAACTATAGGTCACCACTCTATCGTTGGCGGTAACATCTGGGTAACAAATGACATTCCACCCTACTCTCGCATTCAGCAGAGTAAAGCCATCGACCTCTCATTCCAAGGAGGACTGGGTATTTAA